The Oscillospiraceae bacterium sequence TCCGTTCTCAAGCACAACGGTTGCGGTGACTTCTTCTTTGGTCGACGAAATATCGACCCGCTGGCAAATCAGGCGAACCGCTTTGGGCCCGTGCGCGATATTCGCGGACTGCAGCTGCGCAATGCTCACAATCCGCCGGTCCAGAACGAGGTTATATTTCGCGAACATCGTCGACTGGATATCCCTCAGAACCTGTTTCGGCGACCGGGTGATGTCGGAGAGCACATGGATGTCTGTCGGATCACCGGCATCTGAATAGGAAAAACGGACATTCAGAACACCGGGAAGTGAGGAAATCGTTTTTTGGCAATCCTCGAACATCTCGGTCTTTGTGTTAAAAACTTTGTTCTCGTTCTCCATGCTTCCCTCCGCTATTTTCCGTAGTGTGGCTTGTAAAAATTATACATTGTAAATCCGGCATTGTCAACGATTTTTGACAAAATAGCCAACAATTACCTCTGTGAGTGTTTTTTGCGGGAAATATTCGGTTTTTCTGATGTTTTTCCTCATAAAATCTTCATAATTTAATAAATATATCCACTTTACCAATTTTTGATTTTACAGGCGTAAAAATATTTTCATAAAATTTTATACCATTTTGTGGCATATTATTGCAATTTTCGACATTTGTGATAAAATACTCATCGTTTACAAGGAGGGATTTCCGATGTCCGACAGAAAAAATTGGCCGCTCGCGGTATCGCTGTGCGCCCGTTCGCATCCGACCGAAAACGACTTTTTCGAGCTGAACGCAGCCGGGGTAAAAGCGATTGAGCTCAGTTATGCCTATTCCCTTTATCCCGAAATCGAATGGAAAAATATACAGACCTATTCAAAACAGAACGGCATCGCTCTGTGGTCGTTTCACCTTCCGTTCGAACATCAGAAAACCAATCCCGCGCACCCGGATCCCGCCGTAAGAACCGGGACCCTTCGTTATGACGCTGAACTCGCGAAACAAGCCGCGGACATCGGCGTCAAAGTGCTGGTCGTCCACCCGAGCGGCGAGCCGATTGAAGAATGCGACCGTGCCGAAAGCATGAAGGAGTCGAAAAATTGGGTGTCAAAACTGGCCGATCTGGCCGAAACCCTCGGTATGAAAGTCGCCGTTGAAAATCTCCCGCGCACTTGTCTCGGAAGAAATGCTTCGGATATGACGGAGTTGCTTGAAGACCCCCGGCTTTTCGTCTGCTTCGACACCAATCACCTGCTGATGGATACCCACGAGGAACTCATCAAAGCCGTTTCGGGGCGGATTTTGACCCTGCACGTCTCGGATTATGATTTCATCAACGAACGGCACTGGCTGCCCGGCGAGGGCAAAACCGACTGGCCCGAATTGATTGCCGCACTTGAAAAAGCGGATTACGACGGCCCCTGGCTCTACGAGATCTCGCGCCTCCCCGAAAAGACGATCGTGCGCCGCCCTCTTGCCTGGCGCGATTTTGCCGATAACCACGCGGCTTTGATGACGGGCAAGCAGCCCGACCGCTTCGGCTTCCCGCTCTGTGATCCTTTACCCATGTGGGTGGATTGACTCATGTAGGGGCGTTACGGGCACGACTCGCCTTGGCCGTCCGAAAACTGCGGGGCGTGTATCCGCACAGACGCGCAATGCGCGCCCCTACCCGATGAATGATAAACCGGCGGCGCGAAAAATGATTTCCGCGCCGCCGGTTTATGTATCATTTATAAGATGTCCGTTTTCCACAGTCCGTGGAGGTTGCAGTAGGCGTAGGCCGCGACCGCTTTATCTCCGGTCAGCGAGAAGACCGCTTCGGGTTTATCGCCTGGCGCAAGGCATTTGCGCTGTCCGCCGTTTTCGGTCTGGAGATAGACCCACATGATGTAGTGTTCCGCAAGCATCGGATGCGCGGCGGAGCCGACCGCGACGGTGACCAGATCGCCTGTGACAGTGACGACCGGCAGATGTTTTTCATGGCTGGCTTCAACCGTGTTCGGCACGAGCGCGGTCATGGGTTCTCCGCAGCACACGACCGGCACGCCGGACGCATGAATCACTCCGATGATATTCCCGCAATGTTTACAAATAAAGAATTTTGTCTCGCACATGTTGATTCCGCCTTTCGATTGTTGTATTTTTTTGAACCGATACGGTAATTTTCACAAACTCATCATCGGTTTATGGTTTGATTATATCGATTCGCATGCGCGGTGTCAACACTGCGGATTGTGATAAAATTACTTGACAAAAAACGGTTCATATGATAAATATGTATCCGGCATATGCCGGAAAAGGAGGCGATTTCATGCCGCGGCCGATTAAACCCCGCTATGTCTGCCGAATGCCGAAATTCGGATGTTTACAGCCGGGCGCGGTTTCAGGGGGCGAAATCACCCTCACCGTCGAAGAATACGAGGTCATACGCCTTATCGATCTCGAGAATAATACGCAGGAGGAATGCGCCCGCCAGATGCGCGTCGCCCGGACCACGGCTCAGGGCATTTATGAAACCGCCCGCCGGAAACTGGCGAAAGCCATCGTCGAGGGCAGAAGCATCGTGATCTCCGGCGGCGATTATATTCTCTGCGGCCAATACACCTGCGAATGCGGAAACGGATGCGGACGCGTCGGCGCGCACGGCTGCCGCCGACGGTGCATCGATACAGACAAGGATCAAAAAATCGGATAAAACCGAATCTTATTCCATAACGAAAAAGGAGATATTTCATGAGCAACGGCAACGAATGTTCCCACAACTGCGAGAGCTGTTCTTCAAACTGTTCCGAGAGAAAAGCCATACAGGTCGAAAAGCTGCACGATATGAGCAGCGTGAAAAAAGTCATCGCGGTATTGAGCGGCAAAGGAGGCGTCGGCAAATCGCTGGTCACCGGCCTTCTCTCCGTGCTCTCTCAGCGTGCGGGAAGCCGCACCGCGATTTTGGACGCAGACATCACCGGCCCTTCGATCCCGAAGGCCTTCAATATCCATCAAAAAGCCGAGGGCACCGAATCGGCTCTTTATCCGGTGCTCACCAAGACCGGTATCCAGATCATGTCGATCAATGTGCTGCTCCCGAACGAGACCGATCCGGTGGTCTGGCGGGGCCCTGTCATCTCAGGCGCGGTCAGGCAGTTCTGGACCGACGTTATCTGGAATGACGTCGACATCATGTTCATCGATATGCCGCCGGGAACCGGCGACGTGCCGCTGACGGTGTTCCAGTCGATTCCGATTGACGGCGTAATCGTCGTCACCTCCCCGCAGGAACTGGTCTCGATGGTCGTCGAAAAGGCGGTCAATATGGCAAAAATGATGCATATTCCGGTCATCGGCCTTGTCGAGAACATGTCCTACTTCGAATGCCCGAACTGCCGTGAAAAGCACGCGCTGTTCGGCGAGAGCCATATCGAGGAAGTCGCCAGGCGCTTCGGTATCGAAACCACCGCGCGCATCCCGATCAATCCGAAACTCGCCGCCGCCTGCGACAAAGGCATGATTGAGCTCTTCGAAGGCGATTGGCTCGACGGAATGCTCAAAAAAATCGAAGCATTACCTACAAAATAGCGTAGGGGCGATTCGTAATCGCCCGTTATGTAGGGGTCGGCATCCCCGTTCCTGCCGCGCAGATTACGACCCGTGATAACGCAGAGGTGTTTTGTATCGCGTTCCTGTAGGGAAAGGTCTTCGGCTTGTAGCTGATAACCTTCTCCGAGCGGGCTGAAATGAACCGCAACGGTTCGATGCATCCCGCCTGCATGTAATATTCTATATTTCTAACAATATAAAACTTTGCAATCTGTGCAACAAAAAGCGAGAGGCCTTCCTTCCGGAAGGCCTCTTGGTTTTATCTTCTGAATTCTTAATTCTTAATCCTGAATTATCTTACTCCGTTCTCAGCGCCACGACCGGGTCTTTCTTGGCGGCGATGCGCGACGGGATAAAGCCTGCGATCAGCGTCAGAATCATGCTGCCTGCGATCAGCGCAACGGCGTGATACAAACTCATACTGGCGATGCCGGGAATCTCGGTCAGCCGCAAAATGATTTTATTGATCGGTATCGTGAGCAGATAGGATATCCCGACGCCCATCACGCCCGCCGTAAGCCCGATGATCAGCGTCTCGGCGTTGAACACCCGCGAGATGTCCTTCTTGCGCGCACCGACGCTGCGCAGAATTCCGATCTCCTTGGTGCGCTCGATGACCGACACGTAGGTGATGATGGCGATCATAATCGTCGAGACGAGCAGCGAAATCGCGGCGAATCCGACGAGCACATAGGTCACGGTGTCCAGCAGCGTGCCGGTGATCGAGGTAATTAACTCCGCCATATCCGAATAAATCAATTGTTCTTCATCCGGTTTTCCCGAGTTGTAGTCGTCGAGCCAGGCCTTGATTTGATCTTTGCTCGCATAGTCCTTGGGGTAGATGTTGACGCCGGTCGGCGTGGTATCGGCGCCGAGCGCGAGCAGCGCCTTGTCCTTTTCACTCACGTCGGTAAACGGCGTTCCGAGCAGAACGTTCTTGTCCGAAGCGTTCTGTGCCTTGGCGATTGCGCTGTTTTGCGCATCCGCGACGACGGCATTGGTCAGCGCGGTCGTATAGGCGATGCCCTGCGACAGATAAGTGCTCGACGCGTCAGGTTTGGCGCGCAGGATTCCAACGATGGTCAGCGCGGTTCCGGCATCGCCGTCATAGAGGTTCCCGTAGTCGCTTGGATTTGCGGCGGCAAACAGGTCGCCGTTTTGGGTATAGAAGGCATCGTTCGGAATCACTTTTAAAATCGTCTTGCCGATAAAATCAGTCAGCTTGTATTGCGCGGTCTCGCCGGTGATGCCGAGCTGCTCAAAGAACGATTTATTGATGCGGTTATATTCGTCGACCACTAATACAACTTCGTTTTTTAACTTTGGCATCCGGCTTCCGTCGCCGATCAGGTCATAAAGCGACAGGATGAAATCGCCGCTCTCGGGCAGTTCCTGCCAATAGAGGTTTCCGCTGAACTGCGCCATGGTCAGGTTGTTGACGGAAGTTTTAAATTTGACGACGCTGTCCTGTCCCTTGGCCAACAGGTTGATGGTCACGGCATGGGTATAAGAGATGTTGTTGACCGTACCGGGCAGCGCATTCTCGATCCCGCCGACATAATCGAGATATTCCTGCGAGATCACGTTTTTGTGCTTGGTGGTGTTGGCCTCGCTGTCGTAGGCATACAGCACATTATCGGACGGATATTCCTCGAAATCAACCGCATTCTTGACCATAAGTCCCGGACGCCTCGTCAAATCAATGCTTTGTTCGCCCGCGGAGATCGTGACAGGAAAGCCCGAAAGCGTGTCGGACTGCATATCGCTCATATAGTTCGAAAGCCCGCTCGAGAGCGCCAGCACGAGCGCCACGCCGATGATGCCGATGCTGCCGGCGAATGAAGTCACAATCGTCCTGCCGCGCTTGGTCATCAGATTGCGAAACGATAACGACGTCGCGGTGAACAGCGACATCGAGGTCTTTTTAAACTTTTTCCCTGTTTTCGGCGGTTCTTCACTGAGTTCTTCCTGTGCGGGATTGTTATCGGATTGGATTTCGCCGTCGAGCAGCCGCACGATGCGGGTGGAATATTTATCGGCCAATTCGCCGTTGTGGGTGACCATAATCACAAGACGGTTCTTTGCGACCTGTTTTAAAATCTCCAGAATCTGCACGCTCGTATGGCTGTCTAATGCTCCGGTCGGTTCGTCGGCGAGGACGATGTCGGGGTCGTTGACGAGCGCCCGCGCGATGGCGACGCGCTGCATCTGCCCGCCTGAGAGCTGATTGGGCTTTTTCTTGATCTGGTCGGAAAGCCCGACGTCGGCGAGCGCCTGTTTGGCTCTGCGCCTGCGCTCCGCGACCGACACGCCCGAAAGCGTCAGCGCGATCTCGACGTTTTGCAATACGGTCTGGTGGCCGATCAGATTATAGGTCTGGAACACAAAGCCGATTGAGCGGTTGCGGTAGGCGTCCCAGTCGCCGTCTTTGTATTTTTTGGTGGAAATCCCGTTGATCACGAGGTCGCCGCTGTCGTAGCGGTCGAGCCCGCCGATGATGTTTAACAAGGTGGTTTTTCCGCAGCCCGACGGCCCCAGAACCGAGACGAATTCGCTCTCGCGAAACCCGAGCGAAACGCCTTTCAACGCAGTGACGATCTCTCCGCTCTTATAGGTCTTGACGATGTTCTCCAGTTTGAGTTTTAACATAGTTCCTCCGTGTTTATTTTAACGATAAGTTGTTTCAGAATTCTTCGGGTTCCTCGGGATTCGTCCCCGCTATGTCGCGGAAAATGTCCGCGACGCGCGTTAAGAGGTTGATCAGTTTATCCGTATCCGCTTCACCCAGTTCGATTCCGAGCTGCTTCAATACACCCGCCATAACCGCCTCTGCCTCCCGCACCGCCTGTTCTCCTTCCCCGGTCAGGTGAATTTCAAAGCTCCTGCGGTTGGTTTTGTCGATGGTGCGGATGATATATCCCCTTTGCTCCAGCCGATTTAGAATCCGTGAGATCATCGGGCGCTTCATCTCGAGTTTGCCGGATAAAAACGCCGCTCTCGGAAATCCCTCAAATCCGGGGCTCATGCAGTCCCCGCTTTTTTCACTGAGCATTTTTAAGACAAAAAATTCGCCCTGCGACAGATTCCCGCCCGCAAAAATGCGTTTCAACTGCCGTCGGATATCGCCGAACGCCTGTAACAGCTGCATCCCCTGCGTCTGTTCCATAAAAGTTCCCTCCAAAAAGTTAACCGATACAACAGTTAACATGGTTAACCATTATATCAGCCGTTTGTGAAAAGTCAACAGTTTTTAAAAATATTTTTTGTGTATTTTACAAAATTGAGCGACTCTCGGGATCAAGCGGTTTCCCGTTTTCATCAAAATTCTTTTTCAAGGCGATTTCGGTCGGTATGATTGATAATATCATCACCAAAACTTGTATCATGCAGACCGCCGCGCCGAAAAGCCCGACCGTGTCGTCGTCTTTTCCGAGCGCAAGCAGCATCACGGCAGCTGAAACCGGCAATAAAATCAAGCCGCAGATCGCCCAGATTCGCCCCGAATGCCGGTGCGCAAAATCCCAGGTCTCTTTGCTTTTCATCGAGCGTGCGGTGCGGTAGCCGACGATGTAATTGATCTTTTTGGGCGGGTGATTTCTGAAATATATACCGAACCCGATCATTACGCAGGGAATCAGCAAGCACATCACCAGCATAAAAACCCAAAAATCCATATAACGGCCTCCAATCTTCAAACTGCTGCAACGGACTCTGTATGTCCGCGTTTGTATTCCGTTTCATATGTCCGTCTATAAAAAGAAACAACCGTCAGGCGCTCCTAAAGGGTTGTTTCATGATATCGCATGTTCAGTGGTTGACCGAGCCCCTGCCGCCGACACGCAGGCGCAGCACGGCTCTTGCCAGCTTGTTTTTACTCGCGGCAAATTGCAGATTGCTCTCTTTTTGCCGCAATTGCTCCTCAGCGTGCATCAGTTGAATTTTGGCGCGGTTGACGTCGATCT is a genomic window containing:
- a CDS encoding sugar phosphate isomerase/epimerase family protein, with the translated sequence MSDRKNWPLAVSLCARSHPTENDFFELNAAGVKAIELSYAYSLYPEIEWKNIQTYSKQNGIALWSFHLPFEHQKTNPAHPDPAVRTGTLRYDAELAKQAADIGVKVLVVHPSGEPIEECDRAESMKESKNWVSKLADLAETLGMKVAVENLPRTCLGRNASDMTELLEDPRLFVCFDTNHLLMDTHEELIKAVSGRILTLHVSDYDFINERHWLPGEGKTDWPELIAALEKADYDGPWLYEISRLPEKTIVRRPLAWRDFADNHAALMTGKQPDRFGFPLCDPLPMWVD
- a CDS encoding desulfoferrodoxin family protein codes for the protein MCETKFFICKHCGNIIGVIHASGVPVVCCGEPMTALVPNTVEASHEKHLPVVTVTGDLVTVAVGSAAHPMLAEHYIMWVYLQTENGGQRKCLAPGDKPEAVFSLTGDKAVAAYAYCNLHGLWKTDIL
- a CDS encoding SdpI family protein; the protein is MDFWVFMLVMCLLIPCVMIGFGIYFRNHPPKKINYIVGYRTARSMKSKETWDFAHRHSGRIWAICGLILLPVSAAVMLLALGKDDDTVGLFGAAVCMIQVLVMILSIIPTEIALKKNFDENGKPLDPESRSIL
- a CDS encoding MarR family transcriptional regulator, producing MEQTQGMQLLQAFGDIRRQLKRIFAGGNLSQGEFFVLKMLSEKSGDCMSPGFEGFPRAAFLSGKLEMKRPMISRILNRLEQRGYIIRTIDKTNRRSFEIHLTGEGEQAVREAEAVMAGVLKQLGIELGEADTDKLINLLTRVADIFRDIAGTNPEEPEEF
- a CDS encoding Mrp/NBP35 family ATP-binding protein; its protein translation is MSNGNECSHNCESCSSNCSERKAIQVEKLHDMSSVKKVIAVLSGKGGVGKSLVTGLLSVLSQRAGSRTAILDADITGPSIPKAFNIHQKAEGTESALYPVLTKTGIQIMSINVLLPNETDPVVWRGPVISGAVRQFWTDVIWNDVDIMFIDMPPGTGDVPLTVFQSIPIDGVIVVTSPQELVSMVVEKAVNMAKMMHIPVIGLVENMSYFECPNCREKHALFGESHIEEVARRFGIETTARIPINPKLAAACDKGMIELFEGDWLDGMLKKIEALPTK
- a CDS encoding DUF134 domain-containing protein translates to MPRPIKPRYVCRMPKFGCLQPGAVSGGEITLTVEEYEVIRLIDLENNTQEECARQMRVARTTAQGIYETARRKLAKAIVEGRSIVISGGDYILCGQYTCECGNGCGRVGAHGCRRRCIDTDKDQKIG
- a CDS encoding ATP-binding cassette domain-containing protein — encoded protein: MLKLKLENIVKTYKSGEIVTALKGVSLGFRESEFVSVLGPSGCGKTTLLNIIGGLDRYDSGDLVINGISTKKYKDGDWDAYRNRSIGFVFQTYNLIGHQTVLQNVEIALTLSGVSVAERRRRAKQALADVGLSDQIKKKPNQLSGGQMQRVAIARALVNDPDIVLADEPTGALDSHTSVQILEILKQVAKNRLVIMVTHNGELADKYSTRIVRLLDGEIQSDNNPAQEELSEEPPKTGKKFKKTSMSLFTATSLSFRNLMTKRGRTIVTSFAGSIGIIGVALVLALSSGLSNYMSDMQSDTLSGFPVTISAGEQSIDLTRRPGLMVKNAVDFEEYPSDNVLYAYDSEANTTKHKNVISQEYLDYVGGIENALPGTVNNISYTHAVTINLLAKGQDSVVKFKTSVNNLTMAQFSGNLYWQELPESGDFILSLYDLIGDGSRMPKLKNEVVLVVDEYNRINKSFFEQLGITGETAQYKLTDFIGKTILKVIPNDAFYTQNGDLFAAANPSDYGNLYDGDAGTALTIVGILRAKPDASSTYLSQGIAYTTALTNAVVADAQNSAIAKAQNASDKNVLLGTPFTDVSEKDKALLALGADTTPTGVNIYPKDYASKDQIKAWLDDYNSGKPDEEQLIYSDMAELITSITGTLLDTVTYVLVGFAAISLLVSTIMIAIITYVSVIERTKEIGILRSVGARKKDISRVFNAETLIIGLTAGVMGVGISYLLTIPINKIILRLTEIPGIASMSLYHAVALIAGSMILTLIAGFIPSRIAAKKDPVVALRTE